One window from the genome of Terriglobales bacterium encodes:
- a CDS encoding Ig-like domain-containing protein translates to MRKNFARPILVCHFLRTATKSAVLVFALLVLSPAAPAQQRIVPLGPPQSPRSSTIINLSGPHLNYYGGRVISNVQVAVVFWTANVNFTTHNQIKGFYSTINNSPYIDMLSEYNTVGLTGFADGMPGSNQTIGRGTVIGPYTIAPSVTGTTVDDSQIISELQAQIAAHNLPDPVTDGSGNVNTLYMVYFPLGYTITLQGFLSCQQFCAYHGTYTNNNLSIPYGVMPDLSAPGCRTGCGSGTTFQNLTSVSTHELAESITDTEVGLVGNTFVRPLAWVDPTGNGQEIGDLCNHIHATLSGYTVQEEWSNAMNSCIAPTGGIPASTTALQISSVPSVPSRLRATVSLTATVTPVAPGPTPTGQITFFDGANPLGTFPLSSGQASLTTYQLRGGFRQIQASYSGDINYAPSFDTKTFRYRPPLSR, encoded by the coding sequence GTGCGCAAAAATTTCGCTCGTCCGATCTTGGTGTGCCACTTCCTGCGCACAGCCACTAAAAGTGCTGTTCTGGTTTTTGCCCTGCTTGTGCTTTCTCCCGCCGCACCCGCTCAACAACGCATCGTCCCCTTGGGGCCGCCACAGTCACCACGGTCGAGCACAATCATTAACCTATCGGGTCCGCATTTGAACTATTACGGCGGTAGGGTGATCTCCAATGTTCAGGTTGCCGTGGTCTTCTGGACAGCGAATGTGAACTTCACAACCCACAACCAGATCAAGGGCTTTTACAGCACGATCAACAACAGTCCTTATATAGACATGCTCAGCGAATACAACACCGTGGGCTTAACCGGTTTTGCGGATGGGATGCCAGGCAGCAATCAGACCATTGGTCGCGGCACCGTCATTGGCCCTTACACAATCGCTCCATCTGTAACCGGTACTACTGTAGATGACAGCCAAATCATCTCCGAACTTCAGGCGCAGATCGCCGCACATAACCTCCCCGATCCTGTAACTGATGGCTCGGGCAATGTGAATACGCTCTACATGGTTTACTTCCCCTTGGGCTACACCATTACTCTGCAAGGCTTTTTGAGTTGCCAGCAATTTTGCGCTTATCACGGCACTTACACCAATAACAACCTCTCAATTCCTTACGGTGTCATGCCCGACCTTTCCGCCCCTGGCTGCAGGACAGGCTGCGGGAGCGGCACCACATTCCAGAACCTAACCTCTGTTTCAACGCATGAGCTGGCCGAAAGCATCACGGATACAGAGGTCGGATTAGTGGGTAACACCTTTGTCCGTCCGCTGGCATGGGTTGACCCTACCGGCAACGGCCAGGAAATTGGCGACCTCTGCAACCATATCCACGCAACCCTCTCCGGCTACACCGTGCAGGAGGAGTGGTCCAATGCCATGAACTCTTGTATTGCGCCAACCGGTGGCATTCCGGCCAGCACTACCGCACTGCAAATTTCAAGCGTGCCTTCCGTGCCCTCCCGGCTTAGAGCAACGGTGAGTCTTACAGCCACCGTTACTCCCGTCGCGCCGGGGCCGACACCCACGGGCCAAATTACTTTTTTCGATGGAGCCAATCCTCTTGGCACCTTCCCCTTATCTTCAGGTCAGGCAAGTCTTACCACCTACCAACTTAGGGGCGGCTTCCGCCAGATTCAGGCATCGTATTCGGGAGATATCAATTACGCACCCAGCTTCGATACCAAAACGTTTCGCTACCGGCCACCGCTGTCGAGATGA
- the nadA gene encoding quinolinate synthase NadA — translation MATATSAVTCSLENYLVQPDHTMDPRIAAARAELGRNLVILGHHYQRDEVIRFADFRGDSYRLSKIASEAEGRYIVFCGVHFMAESADVLSRSSQTVILPDLNAGCSMADMAEIGQVEDCWEQLVNMGLTDDDGQGVTPITYMNSTAAIKSFCGQRGGMVCTSSNAAGAFRWGFAKNPKVLFLPDQHLGRNTAYAMGIPREDMAVWDPYQLMGGQTPDRLRRARVILWKGHCSVHQRFLPEHVDKIREQYPDIHVIAHPECRWEVCQKADSLGSTDKIIKTVAQAPAGSKFAVGTEIHLINRLAKENPDKMVVTLDNSGCLCTTMFRISPQHLCWALENLVEGNVVNQIKVNDTDKHWARVALDRMLEIQ, via the coding sequence ATGGCTACGGCAACATCAGCAGTAACGTGCTCGCTTGAAAACTATCTCGTGCAACCTGACCATACTATGGATCCGCGTATCGCCGCGGCCAGGGCTGAGTTAGGACGCAACCTCGTAATTTTAGGTCACCACTATCAGCGCGATGAGGTCATACGCTTCGCCGATTTTCGCGGAGACTCTTATCGGCTTTCAAAAATTGCTTCCGAAGCCGAAGGCCGTTACATCGTCTTCTGTGGAGTGCATTTCATGGCGGAGAGCGCCGATGTGCTCAGCCGTTCTTCGCAAACAGTCATTTTGCCGGATTTAAATGCCGGCTGCTCCATGGCCGATATGGCCGAGATTGGGCAGGTGGAAGACTGCTGGGAGCAACTCGTGAACATGGGACTGACCGACGACGACGGCCAAGGTGTTACTCCCATCACCTACATGAACTCTACGGCCGCCATCAAATCGTTTTGCGGCCAGCGCGGAGGCATGGTTTGCACCTCTTCTAATGCTGCCGGGGCATTCCGTTGGGGCTTTGCCAAGAATCCCAAAGTCCTTTTTCTCCCCGACCAACACCTGGGACGCAACACCGCCTATGCCATGGGTATTCCGCGGGAAGATATGGCAGTTTGGGACCCTTACCAACTCATGGGCGGACAGACACCTGACCGCCTGCGCCGTGCGCGCGTAATCTTATGGAAAGGGCACTGCTCGGTGCATCAGCGCTTTCTGCCGGAGCATGTAGATAAAATCCGTGAGCAGTATCCGGATATTCATGTCATCGCCCATCCTGAGTGCCGCTGGGAAGTTTGCCAGAAGGCTGACTCGCTCGGTTCTACCGACAAGATCATCAAAACCGTCGCCCAGGCGCCTGCCGGCAGCAAGTTTGCCGTGGGCACTGAAATTCATCTGATAAACCGGCTGGCGAAAGAGAATCCGGATAAAATGGTAGTTACGCTCGACAACTCTGGATGCCTGTGCACTACGATGTTCCGCATCTCGCCGCAGCATTTGTGCTGGGCCCTGGAAAATCTGGTTGAGGGCAACGTGGTGAACCAGA